In Luteimonas viscosa, the following proteins share a genomic window:
- a CDS encoding TMEM175 family protein, translated as MTDLERLDRDGAGFRLRGEQVTRLETFVDAAFAFSLTLLVIFTSDLPQTAAELREALKKVPTFVACFAVLMMFWAAHNRWSRRVGLEDAKSTVLSLALVLVVMVYVYPLRMVSSSFLSLVTAGWLPNELGIDADHVMRDLQTTFIVYGLGFGLLAWLLWRLNAHALRRADALALDANERHLLRTEVGSHAILALVSLASLASALMLYVLDPALSGVVRVLAGLPMWCYATLGIWMPWYHTHRERQRLSRHAAAPGGGGA; from the coding sequence GTGACGGATCTGGAACGGCTCGATCGCGATGGCGCCGGCTTCCGCCTGCGCGGTGAACAGGTGACGCGGCTGGAGACCTTCGTCGACGCCGCGTTCGCGTTCTCGCTGACCCTGCTGGTGATATTCACCAGCGACCTGCCGCAGACCGCCGCCGAGCTGCGCGAGGCGTTGAAGAAGGTGCCGACCTTCGTCGCCTGCTTCGCCGTGCTGATGATGTTCTGGGCCGCGCACAACCGCTGGAGCCGGCGCGTCGGGCTGGAGGACGCGAAGTCGACCGTGCTCAGCCTCGCGCTGGTGCTGGTGGTGATGGTCTACGTGTACCCGCTGCGGATGGTGAGCTCGAGCTTCCTCTCGCTCGTCACCGCCGGCTGGCTGCCGAACGAACTGGGCATCGACGCGGACCACGTCATGCGCGACCTGCAGACCACGTTCATCGTCTACGGCCTGGGCTTCGGCCTGCTGGCCTGGTTGCTGTGGCGGCTCAACGCGCATGCCCTGCGCAGGGCCGATGCGCTCGCGCTGGACGCCAACGAGCGCCACCTGCTGCGCACCGAGGTCGGCTCGCACGCGATCCTGGCACTGGTCTCGCTGGCCAGCCTGGCGAGCGCGCTGATGCTGTACGTGCTGGATCCGGCACTGAGCGGCGTGGTCCGGGTGCTCGCCGGGCTGCCGATGTGGTGCTACGCGACGCTCGGGATCTGGATGCCGTG